TGGACGCGGACTGCCAGGTACTCCTTCCGGAAACCCATCTCTGTTGCGGCTATCCGCTTCTGGCCGGGGGCGGGGAGCTGGCTTTCGGAGCCAACCGGGAACGGAACATTGCCGCGTTGACCCGCCTGCTGAACAAGGCAAGGGCGCAGGGTTTCACGGTTTCCCATGTGATTACGGCCTGCGGGTCCTGCCGTGAAGGTTTGCGGGAGTATAGCCTGGCATCGTCCTCCGGTCCGGTGCTTGAGCACCAGGATGCGCTACAGTTTCTGCTCCAGCGTCTCGGCCAGAAGCATGGCCCGCGATTGACCCGACAGGCGGAATCCCTGGCAGATGTTCGAGAAGTGCTCTATCATGCCGCATGTCACAGTGAATGGTCTGGGGTGGACGGAGTCAAGGCAGCCAGGATTTACGCTGAATCCCTGGGTAAACTTCTCGGCGTGACGGTGCGCGTCAGCCCGCACTGTTGCGGCGAGAGCGGCCTGGGAGCCATGACCTCTCCAGCCATCTATAATAAATTGCGCCGGCGGAAGATCGATCAGTTACGCACGGACATTGCTCAGGTGGATTCACCCGAGCCGATCCTCGTCGGATGCCCGTCCTGCCGCATCGGACTGACCAGGTGCCTGAACGAACTGGGTAAGCCTCGAGAGGTTCGGCACACCGTCGAATATCTTGCCTCCCTGCTCGGTGGCCCGGACTGGGAAAAGAACGCCGTGAAGCGCATTGTTCAGGCCCGGTTTGTTCCGGAGCGGTGATGCTTCATTGCAAGGAGGTGGACAATATGAGCACGCAAAGCATTCTTTCCAGAATAACTGCAACACCCGAGATATTTTGCGGCAAGCCGATCATCCGCGGCATGCGCATTTCCGTCGAGTCGATCCTGAGCCTTCTGGCTCAAGGGGCTTCGAAGGAGGAACTGCTTGAAGACTATCCGGAACTTGAACAGGAAGATATTCTGGCCTGTATCGCCTATGCCCACGCAATCATAGCTCACGACTCCATCGATAGCCTTGTCGTGCACACCTCTTCACAACAAAAATGGACGACCGGTGAAGTTTCTTGTTGATCGCTGTGCGGGACGGAAGCTGGCAAAATGGTTGCAAAGCGAGGGTATGATACAATTTCCGTAGCCTCCTTGGGGCCTGATCCAGGAGACTTGGTCTTGTTGCAACGAGCTGCAGCTGAAGAAAGGATTTTGGTAACTCTTGATTCCGACTTTGGGAGGCTTGTTTATGTCTCGGGCGAGATGCATCATGGCGTTGTACGCCTTCCTGACGTAAGAAGCGAGATGAGGATAGAAATCATGCGTACGTTGATCCTTCGACATCAAGAGCATTTATTAAAAGGCGCCATTATCACCGTCAGGGGAGAACGTGTCAGAATATCTTAGGTATTTTACTTCCTGAGATCGATACTCAGGTTCACACTCAGCAAGAGGAGTTCTACTCGTCATGAGCACCCACTTTTCCGCAAGCTTCAGTTTTACCATGGATATCCGCATGGAGAAAAAGCAGGAGAACCGCATTTTGCTCCTGGAAACCCTGGGCCGCGAGGGAGCGCGTCTGGTTCAGTTTCTGCGCTTGGGCGAAGATACGGTGGCCGAGGAAATAACTTTGGAATTTTACGCCACCTCCGTGGAACACGGGGAAAAAGTGACCGCTGCGCTGCAGGCCCTGCCGTTCGTCCTTGACTCCTGGGCAGCGGACACAACCATGGCCATACATGACGGCGGGAAGCTGGAGATCGTCCCCACATCCAGCGTGGACAACGCTGATGAGTTGGCCATGGCCTACACGCCCGGTGTGGCCCGGGTTTGCCAGGCAATCCACAAGGAGCCGGAGCGGGCTTTTGACCTGACCATCCGCCAGAACTGCGTGGCCGTGGTTTCCGACGGTACCGCGGTTCTGGGGTTGGGGGACATCGGACCACTGGCGGCCATGCCCGTGATGGAAGGCAAGGCCGTGCTGTTCAAGGCCTTTGGCCGGGTGGACGCCTTTCCGCTGTGCGTGAAAACCAAGACCCCGGAAGAACTGATCGACTTCGTGGAAAAGGTCGCCCCGACGTTTGGTGGGATCAACCTGGAAGACGTGGCCGCTCCGAACTGCTTTATCGTGGAGCAGGAGTTGAAGAAGCGGTTGGACATCCCGGTTTTTCACGATGACCAGCACGGTACCGCGGTGGTGGCCCTGGCCGCCCTGCTCAATGCCCTGAAGCTGACCGGTAAGAAGATTGAAGATCTGCGCATGGTGGTTAACGGGTTCGGGGCAGCCGGCGTGGCCTGCGCCAAGATGTTCGCCGAAGCCGGGGTGAAAAACATCATTCCTTGCGACCGTACCGGGGTTGTTTATCGTGGCCGGACCAAGGGCATGAATCCGGTCAAGGAGGAGTGCGCCCGGATTTTCAACCCGGACAATGAGCAGGGCGTCCTCGCTGATGTGATCAAGGGTGCGGATATCTTCGTGGGCGTATCCGGACCGGGAACCTTGAAACGGGAAGACGTGCTGAAGATGGCTCCCAGGCCGATCATCTTTGCCATGGCCAATCCCATCCCGGAAATTCTGCCCGAGGAAATCGCGGACCTGGACAGCCTGATCGCCACCGGCCGTTCCGACTACCCGAACCAGATCAACAATGTACTGTGTTTTCCCGGTATCTTCCGGGGGGCCTTGGATTGTCGGGCCTCGGACATCAACGAAGCCATGAAATTGGCCGCGGCCCAGGCCATCGCGGACTGTGTGGACGACGAACAGCTGAGCCAGGGGATCATCATTCCCAGCGCCTTTCATCCAGGCGTAGCCGATGCCGTGGCCGAGCGGGTCGAGCAGGCCGCCCGGGACTCTGGAGTTGCCAGAATCTAAGGCGATTTCCAGGGGAGAATTTTTTCGGAAATTTCCTCCTCATTCCGGCCCCCTCCCTGAGGGAGAGGGCCGGCAAATGGAGCGTTACCCCTCGAAGTTATTTGTTGAATCGGGCTTGAATATGCGGGTTTTGGGTATCGACTACGGCACGAAACGGGTTGGGTTGGCTCTCAGTGACGGGCTGGGACTGTTGGCCTATCCTTACGCAACCCTGGAGCGGACCACGAGAGAGCGGCTGTTTGCGGAGCTGTTGACCATCGTGGCCAAGGAAGACGTACGGACCATTGTCCTCGGACTGCCCAAATCCCTGAACGGAGAGGAGACGGAGACGACCCGTCAGGTACGTAATTTTGCCCAGAGCCTGCGCCGGCGTACAGACCTGCCGGTGGTTTTTCAGGACGAGGCGTTCAGCTCCCAGGAAGCTGAACGGCAGTTGCGCGCGGGTGGTCGCCGTGGCCGGAAGGTCACATCCGTGCTTGATCAGCAGGCCGCCGTCGTCATCCTCAGCGACTATCTGGAGCGCACCAGACCGGAGAGTTTCGGCAAACCAGAAAACTGTAAACCGGATTGAAATCGACCTGATCCGATCAAGGAGGCCTTATGGAGTCCATACTGTCCCCGATTATCATCATCCTGATTGTGGTCGTCTTTGCCTTTATCATGCGCCGGGGTGGCGGTTTTTCCGGCTGAGGCCCGGCCAAGGGTTGCGGTTCGCAACCATCTCAGCCGAAAACCCAAAAGCCGGATGCAAAAAAGCCGGATGCAAAAAAAGGAACCAAGCAATAATGGCAGTCGCGAAGCGTTGGACATTTCCGATGGGATTTGCGTCGTAAAAAATACTGTCGCAAAAAATACTGTCGCAAAAAAATACTTGCCTAATTGCGGACAATTCTTTAAGCATCCTCTTTTCACACAGCACAGGAGAGGTGTCCGAGCGGCCGAAGGAGCACGATTGGAAATCGTGTGTACGCTAACCCCGTACCGTGGGTTCAAATCCCACCCTCTCCGCCAGTATTCCAGGCAATCAGCCGCCCTTTGGGGCGGCTTTTTTGTGCCCAATAGCTACCAAGTGGCTCATTGTCGTGCCTTGCCGTTGTTGCCCAGGGAAACAACGGCAAGGTCCAAAGTCCAAGCAAGTCTGCTTGCGCAAATACTTTTCGGGCGATACCTTCAACCATTGAAGAAAAAAGCGCATCCGCTGAGAGAAAGTGGCCTTGATGTGGAGAGGAGCCTTGTGGGTAAGCGATAAAAGGCAGTGTGGAACAAAAAATAAAAAAGGCCTACAGCATTTGCTGTAAGCCTTGATTTTCCTGGTGGGTCACCAAGGAATCGAACCTTGAACCTCCGGATTAAGAGTCCGCTGCTCTGCCAGTTGAGCTAGTGACCCGAATAACTTCCGGCACGGGAAGCCTGCCGCATGCGGCAAGATTACATCTTTAGACTTTAGCCCAGTGTATTGTCAAGGTGGAGAGAACATGAAGAGTACTTTTATGGGGAGACGATGGCCAGACCTCCATGCTCGTCGTCTTGGACGACAGGATTATTCAAGGCCGTGCCAGCCAGTGAGGCTTTGCTTGGTCCTGCTCGTATTGTTTGGAGCGATTTTTGGTCCCTGGCCCCAACAGGTCTGTGGCGAGACGGCTGCTGCGCCGTACTCATCCAGGCTGGAAATTCGTGTTCTGACAGAAGACATCGGTACACTTGCAGCAGGGACAAAACTCGGAATTTTCTGGGTTACCCCGGCACAAGGATGGTATGCCTACGGCCATACACCTGGAGCAACCGGATTGCCGACAACGCTCCAGGCCATGCTCGCGCCGGACAATACCTTCCTCTCGGTCTGGTATCCCGCGGGCATTGAAATTGAGGACAGCCTTGAGCCTGGGGTCATGGTGGAGGCCTTTACCGGGAGCACTCCGCTCTTTGTGGTTTTGCCGGACGCAGCGATCCTGCTGGAGCAGGATACCCTCCAGACTCACCTGCGGATGCTGCTCTGCTCCGATCGGAGTTGCTGGCCCATTGACGTGCGGGAGGAACACGACCCGGCTGATCTGATTGCACGGTCGCGGGATGCAGACACGTTCGATCCAGCTGACCGGGAGTGGTTGGATCACTTGCAAACCGCCTCCCCCGGGGCAACGACGACCCCTTTTGTCCGGCCAGACACGTCGCCTGTGGTTGAGGGGCAGACGGCATCCCCGGAGTTTGCGCCGCACCGGTTGGAGCCCATCTCCTACCAACCCGGTTTGGAGGTCCGGGGGCTGGGCAAGGCCCTGCTGCTGGCCCTGCTTGGTGGATTGATCCTGAACCTGACTCCCTGCGTCCTTCCGGTGGTCAGCCTGAAGCTGCGCGGACTGATTCCGGACGCCTCGACTGGAGACCTGGAGACACAGCGCAAGGCCTTTCGGGACCATAACCAGCTTTTCGCGTTGGGTATTCTGACGTTTTTCATGTTTTTGGCCTTTCTGCTTTCCTTGACCGGGATGGTCTGGGGGCAAATTTTTCAGAGTCCTTCCACGGTCATCGTCTTGGCGACATTATTATTGGCCTTGAGCCTGAGCCTATTTGGCGTTTTCAACCTGCCGGTGATCGACCTGAAGATGGGCCGCAAGGGAGACTCTTCCTTGTCCAGCGAGGGGCAGGCTTACTTCACCGGTATGTTGGCCACATTGCTGGCCACGCCGTGTAGTGGACCCTTTCTGGGCGGTGTTTTGGCCTGGACCCTGATCCAGCCGCCACTGGTGGTGGCCGGAGTGTTTTTCTGCGTGGGTTTGGGTATGGCTTCTCCGTATTTCGTGGTCAGTTTTTTTCCCAGCCTGGTTCGCTTCCTGCCCAAACCGGGAAATTGGACGCTCTATTTAGAGAAAGCCCTGGGGTTTCTTCTGTTGGCTACCTGTATCTACCTGCTGACGTTTCTACCCGAGGAGTTCCTGTTTCCGGTGCTGATCCTCTTTTGGGTCACGGGCATGGCCGCCTGGATCTGGGGTGGTTGGACGAACCTCTCCCACTCGGCACTGCGGCGCTGGTCGATACGGGCCGGTGCCCTGGTTCTCCTGCTGGCCGCTGGAGGCTGGGCCCTCAACGCCAAGCCTGTGTCCAGCGAGTGGGAGGTGTTTTCCGCGGATGAGTTCTCCCAGGCTCTGGGTAGCGACCGGATGCTTGTGGAGTTTACCGCTGAATGGTGCCCGAACTGCAAGTTTCTGGAAAAAACCGTGCTGACACCGGGCAATCTTGCCCCGCTTCAGGACCGGTATGGCTTTCGCCTGGTCAGGGTGGACCTGACCCATGACCACCCTGATGGCATGGCCCTTTTGCGCGGACTGGGCAGTCAAAGCATTCCCCTGGTGGCAATTTTTGATCATGGTGCATCGGCCGAGCAGCCACTGATTCTTCGGGATCTTTTCACCCTTGGACAACTGGAGCAGGCCTTGGAGACTGCCTTTAGTGCCCGGTGAGGAAACTGCCTGAATCGGGGAGCGCTTGATCGTCCCTCGGGGTCACGCCGCCAGCAGGTAGTCGCGACCAGGTCGATATCCGCGACTGCCCAGAAAATGCTCAATGTCCTCGCCAGCACCATGGCTGGCGACATAGGAGACCAGGAACACTTGGCCGACGGGTGGGATGTTGTTGCGATGGATGACGGGGCGGCCGTTCACGCTGCGGTTGACTTTGCGCGGATCAATATCCAGCCATGCGCTGATGTCCACCCCATGGTCCACCAGTAACTCCGCGCGGCGTCGCGTGATCCGCCCCGCACCCATAATCATGACTTTGGGGTGGTGGGGATTGTTTCGCTTCAACCATGCAGCCAGATAGCCGGCCTTGGTGGCGTAGAATTGCCGGATTCCATATCTGGGGTGGGTGCGGGAAAGGCGATTCGGAGGATCATTCCAGAGATAGAGCGTTTCAGGTAGCTTGGCCATGCATACACCGAAATTGAGCCAGCGCAGCCAGAGTTCGTAGTCTTCGGGAAATGGGCCGTCACGGTAGCCGCCAAATTGACGGATCAGGCTTTTGCGAAACATCACAGTGGGATGGACCAGGGGGGCTTCCCGGAAGCGGCCCATGCTGATTTGCTCATGGGTGAGCAGGGTGTTGGTCCAGTCCAGGTGGCGTTTGTATCCGCCAGCCTGCTCTTCATTTCCGCCGAATGCTGCCCGGCAGGCAACAAGGCCAACATGCGGGTTTTGCCGCAGGAATGCAGCCTGCTTTTGAAACCGTCCCGGCAGACTCACGTCATCAGCATCCATTCGGGCGATGAACTCGCCTCGAGCTTGGGCCAAACCACGGTTCAGGGCCTGTGCGATGCCACCATGTACCATGGTGACAACTCGTAGCCGAGAATCCCTGCGGGCATACTCTCCCAGGACCCTGCCGGTGGCGGAATGGTTGGAGATGAGGGCCAAGTGTTCCGGTTCCCGAGGGCGTCTTCTTCCCCTTTCCTTTTCGGTCCCTGTTTCCGGCTGGTCTTCCGGGATATCGTCGGACCCGTCATTCACGGCGATGATTTCAAGATTCTCGCTGGACGAGGCCAACAGGCCGTCCAAGGCCGCGGGCAGTGTGGCGGCGGCGTTGCGCACGGGCAGTAGCACGGAAATCATTGAAAAATGTTCACTCTCATTTTGACCTGGGCCGCGGGGGGGGGAGCAGTGTATTCCAGATGAATGCGGTGGTGCACGATGTCGGTCAGTTGGCATGCCGGAGGACGGGCATTTTTTTCGGACGTAACTATATGAAATTTTTGAGGCTGGCTTGCCCTGTTTGGGACGGGCCGACTGTTTGCCTGAACCAGGCATCGTTCATCAAGCCGTTGCCGGGCGATCAAAGCACAGCTTCCTTTTTTTTATGGCGCAACGGATTGATGGTACCAGGCCGGTGAAGGAGTTTCGAGCCGTTCCAAACAGGGCTGACCAGCCGTCTTTGTAGGAAAAAAATGGTGAATACAAAAATGCCCTGATGCCGGGGGTTGAAACAAAGGTCAAGCCTGAGTATGCCGGAGATATCCATAGAATATTTCGAAGGAGCGTAGCCGTGCAACGACCGCGAACCTCCCTGGGAGTGAAAATTCTGGGGGTGATATCCCTGGTGACCTGTTTGGTCTTTCTGGGTCTTTTTGCGGCCAATTATTCCTGGAAACAGGAGATCACCATCCACCAGATCGACAGGATGGGCCTGCGTGTTTCCGAACTGCTGAGTATGGCCATCGACGGACCGATGCGTCGCGGAGACAATCCAGGAACCCATGAGCAATTTCGGCTTGTTGCGGATCTTTTCATGGATATCCGGGTCCATTTGACCGATTTTCGCGGGAATATCACCTATTCCACCGAACCTGACGTGCTGCGCCGAGATCTGCTTGATCTCTACGACAGCCCGGAAATTAGGGACATGCTCGACCTGGGTATCCGGGAAGGAAGGGACTCGGGCACGCTTTTGGAGCTGCGGGGCAGGCCCTATTATCTTCGGGTTCAGAGCATTGCCAACGCACCGGAGTGTTACCATTGTCATGGTGCCAGCCAACCGATCCTGGGCGCATTGTTCGAATTCCAGGACATGCACGAGGATTTTGCCCAGCTGCGCACCATGCAGATGTACGGCGGCCTGCTGGCCCTGGGAGGGCTTGCCGTGCTCCTGACCTGCGTCTTGTTTTACTTGCGTGTTCGGTTGCTGGATCGCATCAGCAACCTCTCCCGAGTCAGCCAGGCCATCCGCCATGGAAACTACACGGAAGATTTCAGTGTCCAGGGGGCGGATGAAATCAGCGAGCTGGGTCAAAATCTCTCCTCCATGGTCCAGCGTCTCAAAACCGCTGAAAAATATGCGGCCATAGGTGAGTTTTCCACATATATTGCTCACGAAATTCGCAACCCGCTGTTCGCCATCGGTGGGTTTGCCAACACGCTGGTGCGTTCTCCAGGGATGGACGAGACCAGCCAAAAGAAGATCCAGATCATCCTCAGCGAGTCCAAGCGGTTGGATGATATTTTGCGGACCTTCATTAATTTTTCCCGGCCATTGGAGCTGACCATGAGCTCGGTGCGCATCGATGCTCTGGTGAGCGAGACCATCGTGTCCCTGGGGGCTTCGCTGCAAGCCGCAAATGTCGACTTGCGGATGGAGCCGTTTCCCTCCGTTTCCGCGATTGTGACGGATCCGGAGATGGTTCAGCAGTGTTTGAAGAATCTGGTCAAGAATTCCCTCTCCACCATGCCTTCCGGAGGGGAGTTGCGGATATCCCTCCAAGAGGATGAGGACAGCGTTTTTCTGACCGTGGCGGACAACGGTGACGGACTGCCCAGTGATGTTCTGGAACACCCCTTCAATCCTTTCACCAGCCTGGAACTGGCCATGACCCGAAAAATCATGATCGACCTGGGAGGAGAGCTGAACCTGGAGAGCGGCACCGAATCCGGGACATTGGCCACGCTACGCCTTCCCAAGGCCTTGGCGGTGAGACCGGAACACCATGAGCCTGCCCTGAAATGATTCCTGTCGCATCAAGTTAGTCATGCGGCAAAGTCATCAAGAAAACGCAGCATATACTGAGGAGAAGGTCAAGTGGATCTGATCATTGCCACCAAAAACAGAGGAAAGGCGGCTGAAATTTCCGTATTGTTGCGGGATTTTGGCGTGAATGTGCTGACCATGGATGTTTTTCCGGAAATCGGAGATATTCCGGAAACCGGGGATACCTTTGAGGAGAACGCACTGATCAAGGCACGAACCGTTGCCAGGCTGACCGGATTGACGGCTTTGGCGGATGACTCCGGTCTGGAGGTGGATGCACTGGCCGGTGCTCCTGGGGTCTACTCCGCCCGGTTCAGCGGGCAGGATGCGACGGATGCAACGAATAACGCCCTACTGCTGGCCAAACTCGAAGGCGTTCCTTGGGCAGAGAGGGGGGCGCGTTTTGTCAGCGTGATCGCGGTGCACGCCCCGATTCTGGGGGGCAAGGAACTGCTGTCTCGGGGTACATGGTCCGGGCGGATCGCCACCCGGCCGCAGGGAACAAACGGGTTCGGCTATGACCCCCTATTTCTTGACGAGGATGCGGGACTGACCGCGGCCCAACTGGAGTCCGGGGAAAAAAACAGGCGCAGTCATAGAGCCATGGCGTTACGCCAATTGGCCCAATCCTGGCCGCGATTCATGAAGGAGGTCGGCGGTCAAGGATGATTTCAGGGATGTCTTAGAGAATTTTTCGCTCCATGCCTTCCTTGTAGTGCCGACTCATTCATCTTGTACTGAGTAACTCGCAATTACTTACCACGTTCCATACACCTCTCCGGTGTTATTTCCAAAGAAAATGCATGCTCCTTGCGCCGAGGCACGCTGTGTTGGATCGCGCCTGCTTCAGTCAGGAGGGCAAATCGCACCAAGCGGAACAATAAATCTTTAGTTTTTTCAAAATATTATGCAACTGCGGATATGCCTTGCGGACAAGGTCGTGGCGGGACCTATTTTCCAGGATGATGCGCTCTCCCTGGGCCCTGTTTCGAGGAATATCTCGTAATGTCAATGAAAACGTCAATGAAAACCTTGACTTTCCCTTTGATGATGGCCAATTTACATCGTGCGACTGTTTCTTCTGTCGTGGGCATCTTTCCTGACGATTTGCCGCCATATCGAGTCAGATTTCGTGTTTGATTCGTCGTCCCAAACTTTCTTCGTACCTCCGACAGGTGTCGGTAGCCCTCTCTGACACGCCGAGGCGACTATGCCCATACGTCTTTTTTGGATGTTCATCCTCGTTCTGGGAGTATTGTGTGGCGGCCCATTGGTGAAGAGCGGTCATGCCAGTGCCGAGCGCGACTACACCAATGGATGGAACGAGTTCCATCGCCTGCTCAAGGATTCCGGTCAGGCCCGGGACCGGAACGCTTGGCTGGCCGTGCGCAATATGTTCAACAGCGCCTACCAAAAAGCCCCCCAAGGCCCGGAGGCCCCGAAATCCCTGTTTTATCTGGGACGCGTTCATGAGGAAATGGGAGTCCGCTTTGGGCAGAGCGCGGACTTCGCCCAGGCCGTTGACTATTACGGACGCGTGGCCCTGCGGTTCGCCAACCACACCTGGGCGGACGACGCACTGCTGCGCAAGGCCAAAATCCACCTGGAGCACATGAACGATTCCGCCCAAGCCTATATCGATCTGCTCTCCATCGTTCACAACCACTCCAAGGGCGATATGGCCCCGAAGGCCCAGGCCATGCTCCGGGAGCTGGATTCAGCTTTTCTGGCCAAGGTCAACGCTTCCGGTGCCGGATCGGGCACCGCGGCGGCAGCCACCACTTCCAATTCGAATCCAACCAGCGGCCCGACATCGTCTTCGGCCACGGCACCTGTTGTCCAAGCGGCTTTGAGTGATATTGCGACGTCACGGCCGCGACCCACGGTACAGAATAGCGGAGAGGCCCGGTTGATGCAGGTCCGCTACTGGAGCAGTGATGAGTATACCCGGGTCGTTCTGGATGTGGATGCCGACGTGGAC
This is a stretch of genomic DNA from Desulfonatronum thioautotrophicum. It encodes these proteins:
- a CDS encoding DUF433 domain-containing protein, which codes for MSTQSILSRITATPEIFCGKPIIRGMRISVESILSLLAQGASKEELLEDYPELEQEDILACIAYAHAIIAHDSIDSLVVHTSSQQKWTTGEVSC
- a CDS encoding DUF5615 family PIN-like protein, which encodes MVAKRGYDTISVASLGPDPGDLVLLQRAAAEERILVTLDSDFGRLVYVSGEMHHGVVRLPDVRSEMRIEIMRTLILRHQEHLLKGAIITVRGERVRIS
- a CDS encoding NAD(P)-dependent malic enzyme; the encoded protein is MSTHFSASFSFTMDIRMEKKQENRILLLETLGREGARLVQFLRLGEDTVAEEITLEFYATSVEHGEKVTAALQALPFVLDSWAADTTMAIHDGGKLEIVPTSSVDNADELAMAYTPGVARVCQAIHKEPERAFDLTIRQNCVAVVSDGTAVLGLGDIGPLAAMPVMEGKAVLFKAFGRVDAFPLCVKTKTPEELIDFVEKVAPTFGGINLEDVAAPNCFIVEQELKKRLDIPVFHDDQHGTAVVALAALLNALKLTGKKIEDLRMVVNGFGAAGVACAKMFAEAGVKNIIPCDRTGVVYRGRTKGMNPVKEECARIFNPDNEQGVLADVIKGADIFVGVSGPGTLKREDVLKMAPRPIIFAMANPIPEILPEEIADLDSLIATGRSDYPNQINNVLCFPGIFRGALDCRASDINEAMKLAAAQAIADCVDDEQLSQGIIIPSAFHPGVADAVAERVEQAARDSGVARI
- the ruvX gene encoding Holliday junction resolvase RuvX, with protein sequence MRVLGIDYGTKRVGLALSDGLGLLAYPYATLERTTRERLFAELLTIVAKEDVRTIVLGLPKSLNGEETETTRQVRNFAQSLRRRTDLPVVFQDEAFSSQEAERQLRAGGRRGRKVTSVLDQQAAVVILSDYLERTRPESFGKPENCKPD
- a CDS encoding cytochrome c biogenesis protein CcdA; the protein is MVLLVLFGAIFGPWPQQVCGETAAAPYSSRLEIRVLTEDIGTLAAGTKLGIFWVTPAQGWYAYGHTPGATGLPTTLQAMLAPDNTFLSVWYPAGIEIEDSLEPGVMVEAFTGSTPLFVVLPDAAILLEQDTLQTHLRMLLCSDRSCWPIDVREEHDPADLIARSRDADTFDPADREWLDHLQTASPGATTTPFVRPDTSPVVEGQTASPEFAPHRLEPISYQPGLEVRGLGKALLLALLGGLILNLTPCVLPVVSLKLRGLIPDASTGDLETQRKAFRDHNQLFALGILTFFMFLAFLLSLTGMVWGQIFQSPSTVIVLATLLLALSLSLFGVFNLPVIDLKMGRKGDSSLSSEGQAYFTGMLATLLATPCSGPFLGGVLAWTLIQPPLVVAGVFFCVGLGMASPYFVVSFFPSLVRFLPKPGNWTLYLEKALGFLLLATCIYLLTFLPEEFLFPVLILFWVTGMAAWIWGGWTNLSHSALRRWSIRAGALVLLLAAGGWALNAKPVSSEWEVFSADEFSQALGSDRMLVEFTAEWCPNCKFLEKTVLTPGNLAPLQDRYGFRLVRVDLTHDHPDGMALLRGLGSQSIPLVAIFDHGASAEQPLILRDLFTLGQLEQALETAFSAR
- a CDS encoding glycosyltransferase, translating into MISVLLPVRNAAATLPAALDGLLASSSENLEIIAVNDGSDDIPEDQPETGTEKERGRRRPREPEHLALISNHSATGRVLGEYARRDSRLRVVTMVHGGIAQALNRGLAQARGEFIARMDADDVSLPGRFQKQAAFLRQNPHVGLVACRAAFGGNEEQAGGYKRHLDWTNTLLTHEQISMGRFREAPLVHPTVMFRKSLIRQFGGYRDGPFPEDYELWLRWLNFGVCMAKLPETLYLWNDPPNRLSRTHPRYGIRQFYATKAGYLAAWLKRNNPHHPKVMIMGAGRITRRRAELLVDHGVDISAWLDIDPRKVNRSVNGRPVIHRNNIPPVGQVFLVSYVASHGAGEDIEHFLGSRGYRPGRDYLLAA
- a CDS encoding sensor histidine kinase, whose amino-acid sequence is MQRPRTSLGVKILGVISLVTCLVFLGLFAANYSWKQEITIHQIDRMGLRVSELLSMAIDGPMRRGDNPGTHEQFRLVADLFMDIRVHLTDFRGNITYSTEPDVLRRDLLDLYDSPEIRDMLDLGIREGRDSGTLLELRGRPYYLRVQSIANAPECYHCHGASQPILGALFEFQDMHEDFAQLRTMQMYGGLLALGGLAVLLTCVLFYLRVRLLDRISNLSRVSQAIRHGNYTEDFSVQGADEISELGQNLSSMVQRLKTAEKYAAIGEFSTYIAHEIRNPLFAIGGFANTLVRSPGMDETSQKKIQIILSESKRLDDILRTFINFSRPLELTMSSVRIDALVSETIVSLGASLQAANVDLRMEPFPSVSAIVTDPEMVQQCLKNLVKNSLSTMPSGGELRISLQEDEDSVFLTVADNGDGLPSDVLEHPFNPFTSLELAMTRKIMIDLGGELNLESGTESGTLATLRLPKALAVRPEHHEPALK
- a CDS encoding XTP/dITP diphosphatase gives rise to the protein MDLIIATKNRGKAAEISVLLRDFGVNVLTMDVFPEIGDIPETGDTFEENALIKARTVARLTGLTALADDSGLEVDALAGAPGVYSARFSGQDATDATNNALLLAKLEGVPWAERGARFVSVIAVHAPILGGKELLSRGTWSGRIATRPQGTNGFGYDPLFLDEDAGLTAAQLESGEKNRRSHRAMALRQLAQSWPRFMKEVGGQG